The Deinococcus hopiensis KR-140 genome has a window encoding:
- a CDS encoding MATE family efflux transporter, which yields MNAGPPPLASPPEFRAELGALVRLAGPVVVSQFASNALALVSTAVIGRLGEGPLAAAAYANATYYLVFIVLIGVMLSVGPRAAQAHGAGNAAGVGQTLRAGLWLALGLALVALPLMWGVAALLPRFAPEGIRADLAATYLRVYALGMWPVLAFTALRGTLEGTGQPRVVTATALGGVALVSLLSPALAFGWGPLPALGLGGAAAASAVASWVMALTLLPITLRRAPHAPDGPARPAEALRSEVAALLRLGWPIGLTLGAEGGMFSVTALLMARFGGEALAAHNVALQVITAVFMIPLGLATATGIRVAHAAGAGAWAGARRAGLTGIGLAAGVMLGFAALELLAPRAVLGVFVNVRDAGNAGLLGTAAGLLAIAALFQTVDGVQVTANAALRGLHDTRAPLLISLGAYWVVGLGLGSWLAFGLELGPRGLWFGLTAGLFTAAAALLGRFLHRTRPRQNGEQAGQIPDGSTRGT from the coding sequence ATGAACGCCGGACCCCCACCCCTCGCCTCGCCGCCGGAGTTCCGGGCAGAACTCGGGGCCCTCGTGCGGCTGGCGGGTCCGGTCGTCGTGTCGCAGTTTGCCTCGAACGCGCTCGCGCTGGTCAGTACGGCCGTGATCGGGCGGCTGGGTGAGGGCCCGCTCGCCGCGGCCGCCTACGCAAACGCCACCTATTACCTCGTATTTATCGTCCTGATTGGCGTGATGCTGTCGGTGGGCCCCCGCGCCGCGCAGGCGCACGGGGCAGGAAACGCAGCGGGCGTGGGGCAGACGCTGCGGGCCGGACTGTGGTTGGCGCTGGGCCTGGCCCTGGTGGCCCTGCCGCTGATGTGGGGGGTGGCGGCGCTGCTGCCCCGCTTCGCGCCGGAGGGCATCCGGGCAGACCTGGCCGCCACCTACCTGCGGGTCTACGCGCTGGGCATGTGGCCGGTGCTCGCCTTCACGGCCCTGCGCGGCACGCTGGAGGGCACCGGACAGCCGCGGGTGGTCACGGCCACGGCGCTGGGCGGTGTGGCGCTCGTCTCGCTGCTCAGCCCCGCGCTCGCCTTCGGCTGGGGACCGCTGCCCGCACTGGGCCTGGGGGGCGCAGCGGCGGCGAGCGCCGTGGCCTCGTGGGTCATGGCGCTGACCCTGCTGCCCATCACCCTGCGCCGCGCGCCCCACGCGCCGGACGGCCCGGCCCGGCCCGCCGAGGCCCTGCGCTCGGAGGTGGCGGCCCTGCTGCGGCTGGGCTGGCCCATCGGCCTGACCCTGGGCGCGGAGGGCGGGATGTTCAGCGTCACGGCGCTGCTGATGGCCCGCTTCGGTGGGGAAGCGCTCGCGGCGCACAACGTGGCGCTGCAGGTCATCACCGCCGTGTTCATGATTCCGCTGGGCCTGGCGACGGCCACCGGGATCCGGGTGGCCCACGCGGCGGGAGCCGGAGCCTGGGCAGGGGCCCGGCGTGCGGGTCTGACGGGCATCGGACTGGCGGCGGGCGTGATGCTGGGCTTTGCGGCGCTGGAGCTGCTCGCGCCGCGCGCGGTTCTGGGCGTATTCGTGAATGTGCGCGACGCGGGCAATGCCGGGCTGCTGGGCACCGCCGCCGGCCTGCTGGCCATCGCGGCCCTGTTTCAGACCGTGGACGGCGTGCAGGTCACGGCCAACGCGGCCCTGCGCGGCCTGCACGACACCCGCGCCCCCCTGCTGATCTCGTTGGGCGCGTACTGGGTGGTGGGGTTGGGCCTGGGGTCGTGGCTTGCGTTCGGGCTGGAGCTGGGGCCGCGCGGCCTGTGGTTCGGGCTGACTGCCGGGCTGTTCACGGCGGCGGCGGCGCTGCTGGGACGCTTTTTGCACCGGACGCGCCCCCGCCAGAATGGAGAGCAGGCGGGCCAGATCCCGGACGGGTCCACCCGCGGAACCTAA
- a CDS encoding tetratricopeptide repeat-containing diguanylate cyclase, producing MTEIEARLLTSAQGALHLIAEAEALTLPDSPVGGQLLCLRGAALFYCSEIEASAASFASARALGQRLGDAALEARALNGLGNVASQRGDYVGTLEHFLESARLAGAVGDEQGRLRVLNNIGVIRGELGEYEEALRTHREVIEGTRRIGDPLLESSARANAVMDLCLLGQYGAAIALADEQLLALSKAGVRQHEVVVQTYRAASLLELGQLEEALAAAERAQPLAEEIADHDHLCRLLVTRGRALQGLGEGQAATTVLTRALTLAQDLEFRLHERDAHRALSDVQEALGNLPAALMHLRAYLALQQAIHAQHVDRRTRLLTAQFQLEALRREADMERLRSEQLTRDNAALRQDHQLLAHRAAHDTLTGLANRAHFQAEVSRTLRRGADAGEGGMSAVLFIDLDGFKAVNDALGHDLGDELLRQVGARLRQHTRRGDLIARLGGDEFTVLLRELEEAQDATRVGEQLLGALCEPFTLDEHQVSVTASIGVAVAPADGSDLTTLQKHADAAMYRIKHSGKNGVGRFSGSFPGTDQRNPA from the coding sequence TTGACTGAGATCGAAGCGCGCCTGCTCACGTCCGCCCAGGGCGCGCTGCACTTGATTGCGGAGGCCGAGGCGCTGACCTTGCCGGACTCGCCTGTGGGCGGCCAGCTGCTGTGCCTGCGGGGCGCGGCGCTGTTCTACTGCTCGGAGATAGAGGCTTCGGCGGCCTCATTTGCGTCGGCGCGGGCCCTGGGGCAGCGGCTTGGAGACGCGGCGTTGGAGGCCCGGGCGCTCAACGGCCTGGGCAACGTCGCGAGTCAGCGCGGCGACTACGTGGGCACGCTGGAGCATTTCCTGGAAAGTGCGCGTCTGGCCGGCGCAGTGGGTGACGAACAGGGGCGGCTGCGCGTGCTGAACAACATCGGCGTCATCCGCGGCGAGCTCGGCGAGTACGAGGAAGCGCTGCGGACCCACCGCGAGGTGATCGAGGGCACCCGGCGCATTGGAGACCCCCTCCTCGAGTCGAGCGCCCGGGCAAACGCGGTGATGGACCTCTGCCTGCTGGGCCAGTACGGAGCGGCCATCGCCCTGGCCGACGAGCAGCTGCTGGCGCTCAGCAAGGCGGGCGTGCGGCAGCACGAGGTGGTGGTGCAGACCTACCGCGCCGCCAGCCTGCTGGAACTCGGGCAGTTGGAAGAAGCCCTCGCTGCCGCCGAGCGGGCGCAGCCCCTCGCCGAGGAGATCGCGGATCACGACCACCTCTGCCGCCTGCTCGTTACCCGGGGCCGGGCGCTGCAGGGTCTGGGCGAGGGCCAGGCCGCCACCACCGTGCTCACCCGGGCGCTGACGCTGGCGCAGGACCTGGAGTTCCGGCTGCACGAGCGCGACGCCCACCGGGCGCTCAGCGACGTGCAGGAAGCCCTGGGAAACCTACCGGCGGCGCTGATGCACCTGCGCGCCTACCTGGCCCTGCAGCAGGCCATTCACGCGCAGCATGTGGACCGCCGGACACGGCTGCTGACCGCCCAGTTCCAGCTTGAAGCGCTGCGGCGCGAGGCTGATATGGAGAGGCTGCGCTCCGAGCAGCTGACGCGCGACAACGCGGCGCTGCGCCAGGACCACCAGCTGCTCGCCCACCGCGCCGCGCACGACACCCTGACGGGGCTGGCCAACCGGGCGCATTTCCAGGCCGAGGTCTCGCGCACCCTGCGCCGCGGCGCGGACGCGGGCGAGGGCGGCATGAGCGCCGTGCTGTTTATCGATCTCGACGGCTTCAAGGCCGTGAACGACGCCCTGGGTCACGATCTGGGCGATGAACTGCTGCGCCAGGTGGGCGCGCGGCTGCGCCAGCACACGCGGCGGGGTGACCTGATCGCAAGGCTGGGCGGCGACGAGTTCACGGTGCTGCTGCGCGAGCTCGAGGAAGCGCAGGACGCGACGCGGGTCGGCGAACAATTGCTCGGAGCGCTGTGCGAGCCCTTCACCCTGGACGAACACCAGGTGTCGGTCACCGCGTCCATCGGGGTCGCCGTCGCGCCGGCGGACGGCAGCGACCTGACAACCCTGCAAAAGCACGCCGACGCCGCCATGTACCGCATCAAGCATTCGGGCAAGAATGGGGTGGGCCGCTTCAGCGGGAGCTTTCCGGGCACGGACCAGCGCAACCCGGCGTAA
- a CDS encoding winged helix-turn-helix domain-containing protein, which translates to MSALPQQDELQRLEALARYEILDTLPEEAFDRIANLAARLFGTPIALVSMVDENRQWFKACLGLDLRQTDRSLSFCAHAILSEGVMVVPDATRDPRFAGNALVTGEPNIRFYAGAPLITPDGHKLGTLCVIDDVPRAGLSPEEQTNLSDLAALVVDELELRRAQRDLENEARAKTQMVAELRRATEAAQLHVAMAEMMEYDLELSELVPAIGELLGRAASIHWLGLHLPSGDGQVTTYSWYDPSVPEAFTQRMTEVGIDATRGLHLRLQPDAPLFLDHAELGGQGSLNPALTETGVRSMAWFPLALMGGARALVTFARFADPVLWRPDDQRLLRSASRTLNVSVTRREQLRKLEVLAFVDSLTGLGNRRALERDLQARVSAGKAFALSLIDLGGLQAINEAEGYERGDVLLHLFGEALQTRLGDSGTAYRLSGDEFALLTASDRSASPHVEEALGLVRGAGFELSGVRTASVHSPENGTDAQALFSAAGTQLYDTRQTGGQEEPDPPAAPGDRARVTPAKRAAPLSLGPLSLQDNRVRSGNSAVKLTRHEAELLAVLMRHPGQVVSREALTREVWGAASTPGSNPVEVHIFNLRRKLRQLTDEVGVQTVRGQGYLLQGDLGGA; encoded by the coding sequence GTGTCAGCACTGCCGCAACAAGACGAACTCCAGCGCCTGGAAGCTCTGGCACGCTATGAGATTCTGGACACCCTGCCTGAGGAGGCCTTCGACCGCATCGCCAACCTCGCGGCGCGGCTGTTTGGAACACCCATCGCCCTCGTCTCGATGGTCGACGAGAACCGGCAGTGGTTCAAGGCCTGCCTCGGGCTGGACCTGCGCCAGACCGACCGGTCGCTGTCTTTCTGCGCGCACGCGATTCTGAGCGAGGGCGTGATGGTGGTGCCCGACGCCACCCGGGACCCGCGCTTCGCCGGCAACGCCCTGGTCACCGGCGAGCCGAACATCCGCTTTTACGCCGGCGCGCCCCTCATCACGCCGGACGGCCACAAGCTGGGGACCCTGTGCGTGATCGACGACGTGCCGCGCGCCGGACTGAGTCCCGAAGAGCAGACCAACCTCTCGGACCTCGCCGCCCTCGTCGTGGACGAGCTCGAGCTGCGGCGGGCGCAGCGGGATCTGGAAAACGAGGCGCGGGCCAAAACCCAGATGGTGGCCGAACTGCGCCGGGCGACCGAGGCGGCGCAGCTGCACGTGGCGATGGCGGAGATGATGGAATACGACCTGGAGCTCTCGGAGCTGGTGCCGGCCATCGGGGAGCTCCTGGGGCGCGCCGCGAGCATTCATTGGCTGGGGCTGCACCTGCCCTCCGGGGACGGTCAGGTGACGACGTACAGCTGGTACGACCCCAGCGTTCCAGAAGCGTTCACGCAGAGGATGACCGAGGTGGGCATAGACGCCACACGCGGACTTCATCTGCGCCTCCAGCCCGACGCGCCCCTGTTTCTCGATCACGCGGAACTCGGGGGTCAGGGGAGCCTCAACCCCGCCCTGACCGAGACGGGCGTGCGCAGCATGGCGTGGTTTCCCCTGGCCCTGATGGGCGGCGCGCGGGCCCTCGTCACGTTTGCCCGGTTCGCGGACCCCGTGCTCTGGCGTCCCGATGACCAGCGGCTGCTGCGCTCCGCCTCCCGCACCCTGAACGTGTCCGTCACCCGGCGCGAGCAGTTGCGGAAGCTTGAGGTCCTCGCCTTTGTCGACAGCCTGACGGGTCTGGGCAACCGCCGGGCACTGGAGCGCGACCTGCAGGCCCGGGTCTCGGCTGGGAAAGCGTTTGCGCTGAGCCTGATTGACCTCGGCGGCCTCCAGGCGATCAACGAGGCCGAGGGCTACGAGCGCGGCGACGTCCTGCTGCACCTGTTCGGAGAAGCCCTGCAGACCCGGCTGGGCGACTCGGGCACCGCCTACCGCCTCAGCGGCGACGAGTTCGCCCTGCTGACCGCCAGTGACCGCTCCGCCTCACCTCACGTCGAGGAGGCCCTCGGGCTTGTCCGGGGCGCAGGCTTCGAGCTTTCCGGGGTGCGGACAGCCTCGGTCCACTCGCCCGAGAACGGCACCGACGCCCAGGCTCTCTTCTCGGCGGCCGGCACCCAGCTCTACGACACCCGCCAGACGGGCGGCCAGGAAGAACCCGACCCCCCAGCTGCTCCCGGCGACCGCGCCCGGGTCACCCCCGCCAAGAGGGCCGCCCCCCTGTCGCTCGGGCCCCTGAGCCTGCAGGACAACCGGGTCCGGTCCGGCAACAGCGCCGTGAAGCTTACCCGCCACGAGGCGGAACTGCTCGCTGTACTGATGCGCCATCCGGGGCAGGTCGTCTCGCGCGAGGCCCTGACCCGCGAGGTCTGGGGAGCGGCGTCCACTCCCGGCAGCAACCCGGTCGAGGTGCACATCTTCAATCTGCGCCGCAAACTGCGCCAACTGACCGATGAGGTGGGTGTCCAGACGGTGCGCGGCCAGGGCTACCTCCTGCAGGGAGATCTGGGAGGCGCGTAG
- a CDS encoding class I SAM-dependent methyltransferase gives MCPSPDDAVPASRRIILGAGEQRWPGWIPTQREDLDLLDRASFERFFGERRADAFLCEHVWEHLTLEEGREAARLCSDFLQPGGHLRCAVPDVNFPDPDYQRLVQVGGPGPADHPAADHKLVYDWRTFVDVFRGAGFEVTLLEYCDDAGQFHTRDWDLEAGPIYRSLRLDHRNAGGQLGFVSLIVDARKPRGEADDS, from the coding sequence ATGTGCCCTTCGCCCGACGATGCGGTCCCCGCTTCACGCCGGATCATTCTCGGGGCGGGGGAGCAGCGCTGGCCGGGCTGGATTCCCACGCAGCGAGAAGACCTGGACCTGCTGGACCGGGCCTCCTTCGAACGCTTTTTCGGGGAGCGCCGGGCCGACGCCTTTCTCTGCGAGCATGTCTGGGAACACCTGACCCTGGAGGAAGGACGCGAGGCCGCCCGGCTGTGCTCCGACTTCCTCCAACCCGGCGGCCACCTGCGCTGCGCTGTGCCGGACGTGAATTTTCCCGATCCCGACTACCAGCGGCTGGTCCAGGTGGGCGGTCCCGGTCCCGCCGATCATCCGGCGGCGGACCACAAGCTCGTGTACGACTGGCGCACCTTCGTGGACGTGTTTCGGGGCGCTGGCTTCGAAGTCACGCTCCTCGAGTACTGCGACGACGCCGGGCAGTTTCATACCCGCGACTGGGACCTTGAGGCCGGGCCCATCTACCGCTCCCTGCGGCTGGACCACCGCAACGCAGGCGGACAGCTGGGCTTCGTGTCGCTGATCGTGGACGCCCGCAAACCACGGGGGGAAGCGGACGACTCCTGA
- a CDS encoding alpha-amylase family glycosyl hydrolase encodes MTVFASLSAQHDHTPAYTERLGAPQGQTVRVRIRVTLPVEAVHLKLVRVGEIELLPTQEVTGQLAAHGEAGRWFEAELPVCEARVRYAWQLRLPDDHLNLTMLGLHHTRRGFRNWFQYLAGHVSPEWAWKSVFYQIFPDRFRNGDPENSVRTGEYFYEGRTVEQVPWEQPIDKWGDIHGHYGGDLPGVVQALPYLKDLGVNALWLTPIFVSPSNHRYDITDYRHVDPHLGGDAAWDDLVEAAGAADMRLVLDGVFNHVGNENALFLAAMEREEAPERELFTWRSEAGKPPYHAFFDLPTLPKIDYRSERAVQEFFSGEESVVRHWLRRGAAGWRLDVAHMIGVDGTNEQNVAMHAELKRAARQERSDAYVFGERFYDAEHALGGEGEDGSMNYHGFGLPVMTWLSGQTHCDEPSRLEGAELADILWDAYHALPPQIALSMFNVLESHDIGRALYRVGESRTRFLAGFTLLLAYPGVPCTYYGTEVGVTQSRSGNMPWCREAMPWDEAKWDHDLRAHVRTLIHARRATHALHEGNLRFLHAEADAVAFLREFTHGDGRTERAVAAASRLDAPHEVTFSLPGGTYRDAVTGEMFTGGPVTLDVSGGRLLVGQAE; translated from the coding sequence ATGACGGTATTCGCGTCACTCTCCGCGCAGCACGACCATACCCCCGCCTACACCGAGCGCCTTGGAGCCCCGCAGGGCCAGACGGTCCGCGTCCGCATCCGCGTCACACTGCCTGTGGAAGCGGTTCATCTCAAGCTGGTACGGGTGGGCGAGATCGAGCTGCTGCCCACGCAGGAGGTCACGGGGCAGTTGGCCGCCCACGGCGAGGCGGGCCGCTGGTTCGAAGCCGAGCTGCCCGTCTGCGAGGCGCGGGTGCGCTACGCCTGGCAGCTGCGCCTGCCCGACGACCACCTCAACCTCACCATGCTGGGCCTGCACCACACCCGCCGGGGCTTTCGCAACTGGTTTCAGTACCTCGCCGGGCACGTCTCGCCCGAGTGGGCCTGGAAGAGCGTCTTCTACCAGATCTTCCCGGACCGCTTTCGCAACGGCGATCCGGAAAACAGCGTGCGGACCGGCGAATACTTCTACGAGGGCCGGACTGTCGAGCAGGTGCCCTGGGAGCAGCCCATCGACAAATGGGGCGACATCCACGGTCACTACGGCGGCGACCTGCCCGGCGTGGTGCAGGCGCTGCCGTACCTGAAAGACCTCGGCGTCAATGCCCTCTGGCTCACGCCCATCTTCGTCTCGCCCTCCAATCACCGTTATGACATCACCGACTACCGGCACGTGGACCCCCATCTCGGGGGCGACGCGGCCTGGGACGATCTGGTAGAGGCGGCGGGGGCAGCCGACATGCGCCTGGTGCTTGACGGCGTGTTCAACCACGTGGGCAACGAGAACGCCCTGTTTCTCGCCGCGATGGAGCGCGAGGAGGCCCCCGAGCGCGAACTGTTCACCTGGCGCAGTGAGGCTGGAAAGCCGCCATACCACGCTTTCTTCGACCTGCCCACGCTGCCCAAGATCGACTACCGCTCCGAGCGCGCGGTACAGGAGTTTTTCAGCGGTGAGGAAAGCGTGGTGCGCCACTGGCTGCGGCGGGGAGCGGCGGGCTGGCGCCTGGACGTGGCGCACATGATCGGCGTGGACGGCACGAATGAGCAGAACGTGGCGATGCACGCCGAGCTTAAGCGCGCCGCGCGGCAGGAGCGCAGCGACGCCTACGTCTTCGGCGAGCGCTTCTACGACGCCGAGCACGCGCTGGGCGGCGAGGGCGAGGACGGCAGCATGAACTACCACGGCTTTGGCCTGCCCGTCATGACCTGGCTTAGCGGCCAGACCCATTGCGACGAGCCCAGCCGACTGGAGGGCGCCGAACTCGCCGATATCCTGTGGGACGCCTACCACGCCCTGCCGCCCCAGATCGCCCTGAGCATGTTCAACGTGCTCGAATCTCACGACATCGGCCGGGCGCTGTACCGGGTGGGGGAGAGCCGGACGCGCTTCCTGGCGGGCTTCACGCTGCTCCTCGCCTATCCCGGCGTGCCCTGCACCTACTACGGCACCGAGGTCGGCGTGACCCAGAGCCGCTCGGGAAACATGCCGTGGTGCCGTGAGGCGATGCCCTGGGACGAGGCGAAGTGGGACCACGACCTGCGCGCCCACGTCCGGACCCTGATCCACGCCCGGCGGGCCACCCACGCCCTGCATGAGGGCAACCTGCGCTTCCTGCACGCCGAGGCCGATGCCGTGGCTTTCCTGCGCGAATTCACCCACGGGGATGGCCGGACCGAGCGGGCCGTCGCCGCTGCCAGCCGCCTCGATGCCCCGCACGAGGTGACCTTCAGCCTCCCTGGAGGCACGTACCGCGACGCCGTGACGGGCGAGATGTTCACGGGCGGCCCGGTCACGCTGGACGTCAGCGGTGGGCGGTTGTTGGTCGGACAGGCAGAGTAG
- a CDS encoding response regulator: MNASAAGPNPKRLLLVDDNPADLELARYAFEEAGVDASNIDMVRDGEEALQYLRRQGDYAGRITPHPTLVLLDVNMPRLNGVETLQRLKADPILQTLPVVMLTTSGHAEDMERSYRHGANGYVVKPVDLAAFLEVARTLRAFWMNINLAYTSPRSATPAGR, from the coding sequence GTGAACGCATCTGCGGCGGGACCCAACCCAAAACGCCTCCTGCTGGTGGATGACAACCCCGCCGACCTGGAACTGGCGCGGTACGCCTTTGAGGAGGCGGGCGTGGACGCTTCGAACATCGATATGGTGCGCGACGGTGAGGAGGCGCTGCAATACCTGCGCCGTCAGGGCGATTACGCGGGACGCATCACCCCCCACCCCACACTGGTGCTGCTGGACGTGAACATGCCGCGCCTCAATGGTGTCGAGACCCTTCAGCGGCTCAAGGCGGACCCCATCCTGCAAACCCTGCCCGTGGTCATGCTCACCACCTCCGGCCACGCCGAGGACATGGAGCGCAGTTACCGCCACGGCGCGAACGGCTACGTGGTCAAGCCCGTCGACCTCGCGGCCTTTCTGGAAGTCGCGCGCACGTTGCGGGCTTTCTGGATGAACATCAACTTGGCGTACACGTCGCCGAGATCCGCGACGCCAGCGGGACGGTAA
- a CDS encoding DeoR/GlpR family DNA-binding transcription regulator, producing MSSEKFESSTSGPWASDKEGGFLLEARRGEIVSLVQRYGEVPVAELSKLLHVSEVTIRSDLKALEQSGQVRRTRGGVRLPLGNQGETPLEEAGRQHAHAKRRIGQAAAALVQDRETVFLDVGSTTTEVARHLSPTLRGVTVVTAGINIALELERLPNLRVIVTGGTLRPLQHSLVSPYALEVLRHIHADRLFLGCNGVDAIHGVTNANHEEAEVKRCMVAHAAQVIVVADHSKLGEVSRAHLTPLSRVSALITDRHGDGLPPALGQVLRDVQTV from the coding sequence ATAAGCTCAGAAAAATTTGAAAGTTCTACTTCCGGACCCTGGGCGTCGGACAAGGAGGGTGGGTTCCTGTTAGAAGCGCGTCGTGGTGAAATCGTGTCGCTGGTTCAGCGCTATGGAGAGGTTCCCGTCGCCGAGCTTTCAAAACTTTTGCACGTCTCGGAAGTGACGATCCGCAGTGACCTGAAGGCCCTGGAGCAGAGCGGTCAGGTACGCCGCACGCGTGGCGGCGTTCGGCTGCCGCTGGGCAATCAGGGCGAAACGCCCCTGGAGGAAGCCGGCCGTCAGCACGCCCACGCCAAGCGCCGGATCGGCCAGGCGGCCGCCGCTCTGGTGCAGGACCGGGAAACGGTATTTCTGGACGTCGGCAGCACGACCACTGAGGTGGCCCGCCACCTGTCTCCCACCCTGCGCGGCGTGACGGTGGTTACAGCCGGAATTAACATTGCCCTCGAACTCGAACGCCTGCCCAATCTCCGCGTGATCGTAACGGGCGGCACCTTACGCCCCCTGCAGCACTCGCTGGTGAGTCCCTACGCGCTGGAGGTGCTGCGCCACATCCACGCCGACCGGCTGTTCCTGGGGTGCAATGGCGTGGACGCCATCCACGGCGTCACCAACGCCAACCACGAGGAAGCCGAGGTCAAACGCTGCATGGTGGCGCACGCCGCGCAAGTGATCGTGGTGGCGGACCACTCCAAACTCGGTGAGGTCAGTCGTGCCCACCTCACGCCGCTCAGCCGGGTCTCCGCGCTGATCACCGACCGCCACGGCGACGGTCTCCCTCCTGCACTCGGGCAGGTCCTGCGCGACGTTCAGACGGTCTAG